TAGGAGCATAGGATTTACGTAATTTCCCTCCTGCTAACAGCAGTTTCCCCCATCCACGCAGCATCTATAATCCTCGTTCACCTCTCTCGTAGGATCGGTAATAATAAACATCCGTTCATAGGGAGGTTTGGCGAGTTTCTCCGCCGTATCTGTGCAGATTTCGACGGCTTCATTTCGAGGGAACAAATGTCCTTCCTCATCAGCAATTGCCTTAAGTGGTCCCAGATAAATTGCCCTCTGACCGATGTAGACACACCCTGCGCTCTTCTCAAATTTATAGCCCCTTACTGTGATCGAATAAAACCTGTGGTTTTCAACGTTTTTCCAGTAAATCTTGTTGAGAAGCTGTAGCCCATAGAATCCTGCTTGTTCGAGGTGTGAAAGAAACTGTTCCTCTGTTAAAGCGCCGGCGATACATTCACCCAAGAGATGGTCGTTCGTTACAATATGTTCCGGGACCTCTTTTTCCGAGACGATGTCGGATACGACAATTCTCCCGTGATTTCTGAGGATGCGCCACATCTCCGAAAACACCCTCTTCTTATCGGGCGAGAGGTTGATCACGCAATTCGATGTGATTAAATCCACCGTCTTGTTTTCAACAGGTATTTTTTCCAAGAACCCTCTTTTAAATTCTACGACGTCGTACCCGAGATTTTTTGTAACGGTGGATTTACATTCATTTGCGACCCCCAGCATCTGATCCGTCATATCAATGCCGATTACCTTCCCATTTTTGCCAACCTTTTTTGCAGCGATAAAGCAATCGATTCCGGCACCGGACCCGAGATCAACAACGGTCTCGCCGGGCTTTACATCCGCAATGCTGATCGGGCTTCCACACCCGTAGAATCTCTCAATGACATCATTCGGTATATGACTGATGTCTCCTGTAGGATAGCTTGTTGGGCAGCATAGCTCCTTTTGAGGTTCCTCCGCCGCTTTTCCATAGAATTCTCTAACGACTTCACGTGATTTATCAATATCAAACGTCAGTACACAATTTGAATGGGATAACTCAATATGGAAATCAGAGGTACCGCTGGGCTTAGCATTTCGAATCCCATTTCCATTGATTTCATTCATGCCACACGAGACAGCGCCTTCGCCCATCGCCAAAAATACATGGGGCGAGTCAAAACCTGATCTATTGTTATGGTCAATTACCTTTTCTCCTGCAAGCTCCAATAAGGTTGAGACTATCATGTATTCATGAAGGTCGGAGTAGGGATCTGATCCAGCTAAATCCCCCCTGCCAAAAGTGGCTCTATTATAGAAATACGAATGTTCAATATCGCCGCCTCCGCATATGAATTTCAAAAAGCAATCGTTACACTTTGATCTGTTTTGAACAGTTGCACCTCTAAACATCTCAAAAACTTTGCTCTCATTCCAGATCTCTTTGAGTGATTTTTCTTTTATGTTCCCTGAGCTTAATTCCTTTGTATTCGCCAGCGCTGCAGAGGGATAAACGTCGCCATCGGAATAAACGCACAGGCTATCCCAGCATGAATTGCTCAGATCAAACTTTGTGAACTTTCTAGTCATCAACTTTGCCCTTATAGTTTCAAAATTATCAACAGTAATACCAAGCCCATCTGCGGTTTTTTTAACCTTTTTCACCACATCAATCAACTCATATGTGGGAAGAATCAGATCCCTCCCACCATTCATTATCCTTCCCGTCTGATGTACCCATAGTAAATGATGATTTTTTACGCCAAGCGACG
This genomic window from Thermodesulfobacteriota bacterium contains:
- a CDS encoding methyltransferase domain-containing protein, whose translation is MELSEKSILHAPPYSDIHLNNLHVLIDPEGPNWISTDSRGARIYGYIDGKRNFNDIVKLYASEFGLGITKAWVHVNTFVKDALREKILSFNPVVRAPYKGRGEYLKTHRLSELWIHTNNSCNLQCTHCLVSSGPWEGKGLPTEDITRIIDEAREFGVLRFYFTGGEPFIRKDIFELIEYVTRDEYSELIILTNGMFLNKKNSIDLILETGRGRVKPQISLDGSNAEVNDPIRGKGTFEKITKGIKAAVQAGLSPTVTTVVNSHNAKDVPEITRLLASLGVKNHHLLWVHQTGRIMNGGRDLILPTYELIDVVKKVKKTADGLGITVDNFETIRAKLMTRKFTKFDLSNSCWDSLCVYSDGDVYPSAALANTKELSSGNIKEKSLKEIWNESKVFEMFRGATVQNRSKCNDCFLKFICGGGDIEHSYFYNRATFGRGDLAGSDPYSDLHEYMIVSTLLELAGEKVIDHNNRSGFDSPHVFLAMGEGAVSCGMNEINGNGIRNAKPSGTSDFHIELSHSNCVLTFDIDKSREVVREFYGKAAEEPQKELCCPTSYPTGDISHIPNDVIERFYGCGSPISIADVKPGETVVDLGSGAGIDCFIAAKKVGKNGKVIGIDMTDQMLGVANECKSTVTKNLGYDVVEFKRGFLEKIPVENKTVDLITSNCVINLSPDKKRVFSEMWRILRNHGRIVVSDIVSEKEVPEHIVTNDHLLGECIAGALTEEQFLSHLEQAGFYGLQLLNKIYWKNVENHRFYSITVRGYKFEKSAGCVYIGQRAIYLGPLKAIADEEGHLFPRNEAVEICTDTAEKLAKPPYERMFIITDPTREVNEDYRCCVDGGNCC